The following proteins are encoded in a genomic region of Cytophagia bacterium CHB2:
- a CDS encoding DUF58 domain-containing protein, whose translation IDWNVTARAGHPYVKVFDEERELTVMLLVDVSSSGNFGTHEQMKGDIAAEICALLAFSAIKNNDKVGLIIFTDRIEKFVPPKKGRSHVLRVLREILYHKPEGTGTNIAAALEYLNRVIRRKAVVFLVSDFLSEGYEKALRVASKRHDLVAIPVTDPREMDIPNVGFVELEDAETGEIHLLDTSNAANRQAFAKEAARRGLLREKALRATNVDPVEIRTNQPYIEPLVRFFKMRAKRFR comes from the coding sequence ATTGATTGGAACGTGACGGCGCGCGCCGGACATCCGTATGTCAAAGTCTTTGACGAAGAGCGCGAGCTTACGGTGATGCTGCTCGTCGATGTTAGTTCCTCCGGAAATTTCGGCACGCATGAACAGATGAAGGGCGACATTGCCGCGGAGATCTGCGCGTTGCTGGCATTCTCCGCAATCAAGAACAACGACAAAGTCGGCTTGATCATTTTTACCGATCGCATCGAGAAATTTGTGCCGCCGAAAAAGGGCCGCAGTCACGTGTTGCGCGTGCTGCGTGAGATACTTTATCATAAACCGGAAGGCACGGGCACCAACATTGCGGCGGCGCTGGAATACCTCAATCGCGTGATCCGGCGCAAAGCGGTGGTGTTTCTGGTTTCAGATTTTCTTTCGGAAGGTTATGAAAAGGCGCTGCGGGTGGCGAGCAAGCGCCACGATCTCGTCGCGATTCCGGTCACCGACCCGCGCGAGATGGATATTCCGAATGTCGGCTTCGTCGAGCTGGAAGATGCTGAAACCGGCGAGATTCATTTGCTTGACACCTCGAATGCCGCCAATCGCCAGGCGTTTGCGAAAGAAGCGGCCCGGCGCGGCTTGTTGCGGGAGAAAGCGTTGCGCGCCACTAATGTGGATCCCGTGGAAATTCGCACGAATCAGCCCTACATCGAGCCGCTGGTGCGGTTTTTCAAGATGCGGGCCAAGCGTTTTCGGTGA